In a single window of the Vitis vinifera cultivar Pinot Noir 40024 chromosome 6, ASM3070453v1 genome:
- the LOC132253921 gene encoding GDSL esterase/lipase At2g31550-like, with product MAISANTLFLLSLACSTTIHICNAQINITFTAVLIFGDSTMDTGNNNYVNTPFKGNHIPYGQDFPGKVPTGRFSDGKLVPDMVASLLKIKETVPPFLDPKITDNELKTGVTFASAASGYDDLTSVLSQAIPVSKQPKMFKKYIERLKGVVGELEAMRIVNGALVVVSSGTNDFCFNFYDVPSRRIEFSSNGYQDFLLKKVEDLLKKLYNLGGRTMVIAGLPPMGCLPIQMSTRFELPGIFRVCLEDQNSDAQSYNSKLEKLLPQIQNSLPGSKILYVDIYTPLDDMINNPEKYGFVETKRGCCGTGLVEAGPLCNSLTPVCENASQYVFWDSIHPTEAAYRVLVEYLEKDLSTKIHNSVGEKN from the exons ATGGCAATTTCAGCAAACACCCTCTTCCTCCTGAGCCTTGCCTGCAGCACCACCATCCATATATGCAATGCCCAAATCAACATAACTTTCACAGCTGTTCTTATCTTTGGTGATTCAACCATGGATACTGGCAATAACAACTATGTCAATACACCGTTTAAGGGTAATCATATCCCTTATGGCCAAGACTTTCCAGGCAAAGTTCCTACAGGGAGGTTTTCTGATGGGAAACTGGTGCCTGATATGGTGGCCTCCTTGCTGAAGATCAAGGAGACTGTACCACCTTTCTTAGATCCAAAAATCACAGACAATGAACTAAAAACTGGAGTGACCTTCGCATCAGCTGCTTCTGGATATGATGATCTAACTTCGGTTTTATCACAGGCGATACCAGTGTCAAAGCAGCCTAAGATGTTTAAGAAGTATATAGAGAGGCTTAAGGGAGTTGTGGGGGAACTGGAGGCTATGAGGATTGTGAATGGGGCTTTGGTTGTTGTAAGCTCAGGGACTAATgacttttgttttaatttctatgACGTACCCTCCAGAAGGATTGAGTTCAGCAGCAATGGGTACCAGGATTTTCTGCTGAAAAAGGTAGAGGATCTTTTAAAG AAACTATATAATCTGGGTGGCCGAACAATGGTCATAGCTGGGCTTCCTCCAATGGGGTGTCTGCCAATCCAAATGAGCACACGCTTTGAGCTTCCGGGTATTTTTCGGGTCTGTTTGGAGGATCAGAATTCAGATGCTCAGTCTTATAACAGCAAACTCGAGAAATTGTTACCTCAGATACAGAACTCACTTCCTGGGAGCAAAATCTTATATGTAGATATATATACTCCATTGGATGACATGATTAATAATCCAGAAAAATACG GTTTTGTGGAAACCAAGAGAGGATGCTGCGGAACGGGGCTCGTGGAAGCAGGGCCTCTATGTAATTCACTCACTCCAGTGTGTGAAAACGCTTCCCAGTACGTGTTCTGGGATTCCATTCATCCCACCGAAGCGGCTTATAGGGTGCTTGTCGAATACTTGGAGAAGGACCTGTCAACCAAGATACATAATTCCGTCggagaaaaaaattga